In the genome of Aequorivita sp. H23M31, the window CTTAGTATTCATAGTAGGTTTAATTGTTGAGGCATCCAGATTTCCCAGAATATCATAGCGCACCAAATCGTAAAGTGGTTCCCCATTTTCGTAGAAAAGTTCCAATAGTTTTTCTTGACGAATATCCTCCAATAAAGTAGGCACATCTGAAAATGTTTTGTCCTCTAATTCCGCTCTTTCGCGAATTGTATTCAAACTTTCCAATGCTAAGGAAGTATCGCCGCCAGAACGAACAACGGCCTCGGCGTGTATCAAATACATTTCTGCCATTCGTAAAAAGTAGGTAGTGTTGTTTGGAGATGACAGATTGGAAGCAAAAGGATATTTTCCCTGTTGGTTTACACCTTTGGTAGTTGCAGAATAAGCATAGCTGAATCTTGGATCGTAATTGGATCCATTTCCGCTTAAACTTCCTGTACCTTCCACTTGTTCATCAGCAAGTCCACGCAAATACTCACTGTATGAAGTATTGCTTATTTGATACATATTTGAGCCACCTTCAGCTCCCGGACCTGCATAATGCGCAAAAATTACTTCGGAAGAATTGTATTGGTTGGCAAAAATATCGGAATAGCTTGCCTCTAATTCATAACCTTCACCATTATAAATTACCTCCTCAGCCAATCTAGCGGATTCGCCATATTCACCAGTGTATAGTTTTACTTTTGCCAATAATGCTTTTGCGGCCAGACTTCCACTGTAAAAATGCTCCACATATAAAGGGCCGTTTTCCATGGCATATTCTAGATCGCTAACAATCAAATTATAAGTTTCCTGAACTGTACTTCTTGGATCTGCTGCTAATCGTGTAGCAAATTCGGTTCTTAAAACAACTCCGTAGGCAGAATTCATATCATAATATTGCCCGAAAAATCGCAACAAGTTAAAATAGGCGAAAGCTCTTTGGAATTTGGCTTCAGAAATCATTTCACCTTTACGTTCATCTGAAATATCAATTGCCTTCCCGGCTTCGAGTTCTTGGATCAAGAAATTGGCAGCGTTGATTATCTTATATTGGCCATTATAGAGGTTTGCCAAATATCTGTTTTCAACATTAACTTCATTGGTGTTAAAAGATGAGCCACCTGCAAGTCTTCCTGTAATCACACCTTCATCTCCAAAAGCAGCTAAGTAGAGTGGATATGCGGTAACTTCATCTGCACGCACCAAATCGTAAACACCATTAAGCACGGCTTGGGCAGATGCCTCATCACGAATTGTGTTTTCACTGGTTAATTTATCAATTGGTTTTATATCGTCGATACTACAACCGCTTATTGAAAATGCGAGTGCGACAATGAATAGTTTCGAAAATGTATTTATATATTTTTTCATCTTTTTCGTTTTTTAGAATTGAAATTGAAGTCCAATTGAAAATGACTTTGACAGCGGATATGGATCTTCCGAACTTACTTGATCGGTTATAGAACCTCTTTCAGAAAGAGTTTCAGGATCAATACCTGGCCATTTGGTCCAAGTAATCAAATTACTTGCGGTCAACATAATTTTTGCGCTCTTCATTCCCAGTTTATCCATTAAATAGGAATCAAAATCATAGGAAAGTTGAAGACTTTTCAAACGTAAATAAGAAGTATCAAACAAATATCTGTCGGACATACGACCGCTTCCGGCAGGATCGAAATAAACCGCACGTGCGTAACGGGCATCCGGATTTTCTGGAGTCCAAGTATTTAAGGCATATTCACTGTATTTATTTTCACCAATGGCATTAAAGGTTCCCATAGCGATAGGATCCCAAGTAGCTTCCGCCCCAACAGAATATTGAAGCAGGGCAGTAAGTGAGAATGCCTTGTACTTAAATGTATTTGAAATCCCACCAAAATAATCAGGTTGTACATTTCCGATGATGGTTCTATCTTCTGAAGTAAT includes:
- a CDS encoding RagB/SusD family nutrient uptake outer membrane protein — encoded protein: MKKYINTFSKLFIVALAFSISGCSIDDIKPIDKLTSENTIRDEASAQAVLNGVYDLVRADEVTAYPLYLAAFGDEGVITGRLAGGSSFNTNEVNVENRYLANLYNGQYKIINAANFLIQELEAGKAIDISDERKGEMISEAKFQRAFAYFNLLRFFGQYYDMNSAYGVVLRTEFATRLAADPRSTVQETYNLIVSDLEYAMENGPLYVEHFYSGSLAAKALLAKVKLYTGEYGESARLAEEVIYNGEGYELEASYSDIFANQYNSSEVIFAHYAGPGAEGGSNMYQISNTSYSEYLRGLADEQVEGTGSLSGNGSNYDPRFSYAYSATTKGVNQQGKYPFASNLSSPNNTTYFLRMAEMYLIHAEAVVRSGGDTSLALESLNTIRERAELEDKTFSDVPTLLEDIRQEKLLELFYENGEPLYDLVRYDILGNLDASTIKPTMNTKDVYILPIPSEVIIGNNKVVQNPGY